In the Sphingobacterium sp. PCS056 genome, TTTCAGATAAAATTCTTGTATTTTAAAATTATTTTATTGTTACCTACATATTTTTTTATTTATTATAAATAATATTTCTTTAAACCGTCGCCAGTATTAAATCAATTAATCTGGGTTAAGGATTTCCTTTAATTTGTCTCTCTCACATATTTATAGCGTCCACCTCTATCTTTCTTCAAGGGTTTTTCGAACATATTTTAAATGCTTTTTTTGTGCATTGGTCGATAGTAATTTAGTATTGTTGATCAACACAGCAATCATCCGAAAAGGCTTATCAAATAGAATAGGAATAATTTAAATTTTATGATTCCAAAATATTTTCTTCTTTGCTTTTGTATATTACTGTCAATACCTGTTGCTGGTCAAATAATTTTTGTTGATAGCGCAGATCATACTCCGATTTCAGGGGTAAATATTTATACGAGACACGGAGACTTAATTGGTTTTAGTAATAAAAATGGTCAGTTTGATTTGTGCTCTATTTCAGGAGTTTTGAGAGTTAATGAAATCAACAATCATGAAAGAAAAATTAAACAATAGTCATGTGGTGGCACTAAGTCCAGAGGAAACAAGAGTAATAAATTCGGGCAGTTAGCGAAGGGGCGAGAAGCTTAATAATTGGTTTGAAAAGATGTGGATGTTATTTACAAGCTACTCATTTAACTGAGAATCGCAGTAAAGATTTCTAATCCAGCTTGAGGCCGAACAATCTGTGCTAGAAGGGTTCCAATAAGATAGGCTGATAGATGTAAATATTTATTAATCGAACTGTTTTTAATCTGAGCTAATAATAATAAGATCAACAATCCGAAGATCCAACTTTGCATGGCACTATTAACAAATGGGACAATAGAGTTTTGCATCGGTTGCAATGGATAAAATAAGGCGGAAAAGCCATACAAACCAAAGCTGAGTCCAGAGGCTCCTAAAGCTGTAAAATAGAAATCTTTTCTTTTTTGATAGGTCTGGAAAAGATTAGGAAGAATAATTAATAAAAAAAATAATAAAGGAGTTAGCACATAGGCGGTATGCACACCATACTCTTGGCTAATCGTTCCAAACATATCGTATCCTAGTCCAAAAATAATAAATGCGTTGAACAATAAATGCCAACAATTGCGATGAATAAAGGCA is a window encoding:
- a CDS encoding rhomboid family intramembrane serine protease codes for the protein MQFFDIFPTLQEAPYSYLFVPLMLISSIIGFYSKSYFHALILHPYEIARGKRIHTLLTSAFIHRNCWHLLFNAFIIFGLGYDMFGTISQEYGVHTAYVLTPLLFFLLIILPNLFQTYQKRKDFYFTALGASGLSFGLYGFSALFYPLQPMQNSIVPFVNSAMQSWIFGLLILLLLAQIKNSSINKYLHLSAYLIGTLLAQIVRPQAGLEIFTAILS